ATTTCCACTAGGATGTGTATGTATTATTCTAATTCCTGATAATTTTCTTTCTTTTAAATTAAAAAGAGGTGTTTCAACACTCCTTGCGTCTCCAATCGATACACTTAAAATTTTACCTTTTCTATCAATTGCAACACTTATTTCTCTTTCGATTAAATTAGTTACCCTGCATATTAAATTTATAATTTCAATTGTAAAAATACTTTCTTTTGAATACATATCATATAATTTTTCAAGTTCATTAATTAAAGAGTTTCTTACTCCCTGTGTATTTCCTGATATCATAATTCAAGTTCCTCCTTAAGTGTTAAATATATAAGTTGTGCAATTTCTAATACCTTCTGACTTTTAAAATATCTAGAATGGAATATATTAAGTAGTGATATTTTAGAAGCCACAATGTAAACTTTATTATAACGTATATATATCATACATTATATCATTTTTATCTGCAAATTTATACAAATCTTAAATCACATATATTTAAGGTATATTAAATCCAGAATTTTTAAGATTTAAACCTAAAGCCGAATTCGGTATTTTGCCTACTATTACAGTTTCTGATACTGGTATTTCATTTTTAATTTCTATATCATCATAGGACATTGGAATCATAACCCTTACTTTAGTTTTAACCAAAATCATTATTGTATGCCTTGTTTGATTAATTCCAGCTCCTTCAAATTTTGATACATAACTTGTTTCAACATTTCCTATTTGCTGTGCTTTAATAGTAAGCTTAGGCCCCATATATGCTAACATATTATTCTTTAAAATATAGCCTAAAGGTACTTTAATTCCTATCTCTCCTAATTTTTTAATATCATATTGAGCCTCCAATGCCAAATCACAA
The Clostridium felsineum DSM 794 DNA segment above includes these coding regions:
- the yunB gene encoding sporulation protein YunB is translated as MLVLFNSLIYSFDKLITPVIMQTANSDIKSKITEIVNKNMSEVYNKNYDYNKIIEIEKDNEGNIVMMKANTVKLNKLACDLALEAQYDIKKLGEIGIKVPLGYILKNNMLAYMGPKLTIKAQQIGNVETSYVSKFEGAGINQTRHTIMILVKTKVRVMIPMSYDDIEIKNEIPVSETVIVGKIPNSALGLNLKNSGFNIP